The following proteins are co-located in the Imtechella halotolerans genome:
- the rpsK gene encoding 30S ribosomal protein S11 yields MAKSNAKTSKKRKVIVESLGEAHVSATFNNIIISLTNKKGDVISWSSAGKMGFRGSKKNTPYAAQVAAEDAAKVAQEAGLKKVKVYVKGPGNGRESAIRSLHNAGIEVTEIIDVTPLPHNGCRPPKRRRV; encoded by the coding sequence ATGGCAAAGTCAAATGCAAAAACTTCTAAAAAACGTAAAGTTATTGTAGAATCGTTAGGTGAGGCTCATGTTTCTGCAACGTTTAACAATATTATTATCTCTCTTACCAATAAGAAAGGTGATGTGATCTCTTGGTCATCAGCTGGTAAAATGGGTTTCAGAGGTTCTAAGAAAAACACTCCGTATGCTGCTCAAGTAGCTGCTGAAGATGCTGCAAAAGTAGCACAAGAGGCTGGTCTTAAGAAAGTAAAGGTGTATGTTAAAGGTCCGGGGAATGGTAGAGAATCTGCTATCCGTTCATTGCATAATGCGGGTATCGAAGTTACAGAAATCATTGATGTAACTCCACTACCACATAATGGATGTCGTCCTCCAAAAAGACGTAGAGTTTAA
- the rpsM gene encoding 30S ribosomal protein S13 gives MARIAGVDIPKQKRGVIALTYIFGIGKSRAQEILNAAQVDEDKKVSDWNDDEIGRIRDAVSSFKIEGELRSEIQLNIKRLMDIGCYRGIRHRVGLPLRGQRTKNNSRTRKGKRKTVANKKKATK, from the coding sequence ATGGCAAGAATTGCAGGAGTAGATATACCAAAACAAAAAAGAGGAGTTATTGCATTAACTTACATCTTTGGTATCGGAAAAAGCAGAGCTCAAGAAATCTTAAATGCAGCTCAAGTAGACGAAGATAAAAAGGTAAGCGATTGGAACGATGATGAAATCGGTCGTATTCGTGATGCTGTTTCATCTTTCAAAATTGAAGGTGAATTACGTTCAGAAATCCAATTGAACATTAAGCGTTTAATGGATATAGGTTGTTATAGAGGTATCCGTCACAGAGTTGGTCTTCCTTTGAGAGGCCAACGTACTAAGAACAACTCTAGAACAAGAAAAGGTAAAAGAAAAACTGTTGCCAACAAGAAGAAAGCAACTAAATAA
- the ykgO gene encoding type B 50S ribosomal protein L36, with translation MKIRASLKKRSPECIIVRRKGRLYVINKKNPRFKQRQG, from the coding sequence ATGAAAATTAGAGCATCACTAAAGAAAAGAAGTCCCGAGTGCATTATTGTGCGTCGTAAGGGGAGATTGTACGTAATTAATAAAAAGAATCCTAGATTTAAACAAAGACAAGGATAA
- the infA gene encoding translation initiation factor IF-1, with protein sequence MAKQSAIEQDGTIIEALSNAMFRVELENGHVVTAHISGKMRMHYIKLLPGDKVKLEMSPYDLTKARITYRY encoded by the coding sequence ATGGCCAAGCAATCAGCAATAGAACAAGACGGAACCATTATTGAAGCATTGTCAAATGCAATGTTTCGTGTAGAGTTGGAAAACGGTCACGTAGTAACGGCTCATATTTCAGGTAAGATGCGTATGCACTATATTAAATTGTTGCCAGGCGACAAGGTTAAACTTGAAATGAGTCCATACGACCTTACCAAAGCAAGAATTACTTATAGATATTAA
- the secY gene encoding preprotein translocase subunit SecY gives MKKFIETLTNIWKIEELRNRIILTLGILLVYRFGAHVVLPGIDSEQLTRLTDQTDGGGLLGILNAFTGGAFANASVFALGIMPYISASIVVQLMGIAIPYLQKLQKEGESGRKRINQITRWLTIAICIVQAPAYLYGLGALGVPDSAFLLGKGLNFIIPSVLILVTGTIFAMWLGEKITDKGIGNGISLLIMVGIIAVLPQSFIQEFVSRVSENNGGLMLILIEVILWFVVILASIMLVMATRQIPVQYARRTATGGFEKNVFGSRQYIPLKLNASGVMPIIFAQAIMFVPAAVAGLSQSDTAKSIQAAFGDIFGLWYNLVFALLIIVFTYFYTAITVPTNKMADDLKRSGGFIAGIRPGKETGDYLDKIMSLITFPGSLFLALIAILPAIVVKIVGIQQGWALFYGGTSLLIMVGVAIDTMQQVNSYLLNRHYDGLMKTGKNRK, from the coding sequence ATGAAGAAATTTATTGAGACCTTAACCAATATCTGGAAGATTGAAGAACTACGCAATCGTATTATTTTAACCCTTGGTATCCTGTTAGTATACCGTTTCGGAGCCCATGTTGTATTGCCTGGAATTGACTCTGAACAGTTGACAAGATTGACAGACCAAACTGATGGCGGAGGATTATTAGGTATACTGAACGCTTTTACCGGAGGTGCTTTTGCAAATGCTTCGGTTTTTGCATTGGGTATTATGCCTTATATTTCGGCATCTATCGTAGTTCAATTAATGGGAATAGCTATTCCCTATTTGCAAAAATTGCAAAAGGAAGGTGAGAGTGGAAGAAAACGTATAAATCAAATTACACGTTGGTTAACCATTGCTATCTGTATTGTTCAAGCCCCAGCCTATTTATATGGATTAGGAGCTTTGGGAGTACCGGATAGTGCTTTCTTGTTAGGAAAAGGGTTAAACTTTATTATACCTTCGGTATTAATTTTGGTAACAGGAACCATCTTTGCGATGTGGCTTGGTGAAAAAATAACCGATAAAGGTATTGGTAATGGAATCTCTTTACTCATTATGGTAGGTATTATAGCAGTATTACCTCAATCGTTCATTCAAGAATTTGTATCAAGAGTCTCCGAAAACAACGGAGGTCTTATGTTGATTTTGATTGAAGTAATTCTTTGGTTTGTTGTGATATTGGCATCTATTATGTTGGTAATGGCCACTCGTCAAATCCCTGTTCAGTACGCTCGTCGTACTGCTACAGGAGGGTTTGAAAAGAACGTATTTGGCTCACGTCAATACATTCCTTTGAAGTTGAATGCTTCTGGAGTTATGCCTATTATTTTTGCGCAAGCCATTATGTTTGTACCCGCAGCTGTGGCAGGTTTGTCACAATCAGATACAGCTAAATCAATTCAGGCTGCCTTTGGAGATATCTTTGGATTATGGTATAATCTCGTATTTGCTTTATTAATCATAGTATTTACGTATTTTTACACCGCCATTACGGTACCTACCAATAAAATGGCAGACGATCTTAAACGTAGTGGAGGTTTTATTGCTGGGATTAGACCAGGAAAGGAAACAGGGGATTATCTTGACAAAATTATGTCATTAATTACATTCCCAGGATCTTTATTCCTGGCTCTTATTGCGATTTTGCCTGCTATTGTGGTTAAAATTGTTGGTATTCAACAAGGATGGGCATTGTTCTATGGTGGTACGTCACTTCTTATTATGGTAGGAGTAGCTATTGATACCATGCAACAGGTGAACTCTTATTTGTTGAATAGGCATTATGATGGCTTGATGAAAACAGGAAAAAACAGAAAATAA
- the rplO gene encoding 50S ribosomal protein L15 produces the protein MNLSNLQPAEGSVHRDGKRVGRGEGSGKGGTAARGHKGAKSRSGYSKKIGFEGGQMPLQRRVPKFGFNNVNRKEYVGINLNKLQEMVDNGIITDTVNLDILVENRLAKRSDLVKILGGGELKSKLKVSVHKFTASAKEAIEAAGGEAVTL, from the coding sequence ATGAATTTAAGTAACTTACAACCAGCAGAAGGTTCGGTACACAGAGATGGAAAGCGAGTAGGTAGAGGAGAAGGATCCGGAAAAGGTGGAACTGCAGCCCGTGGTCACAAAGGAGCCAAATCTCGTTCTGGTTATTCTAAGAAAATCGGTTTTGAAGGAGGTCAAATGCCACTTCAAAGACGTGTTCCGAAATTCGGTTTCAATAATGTAAACCGTAAAGAATATGTTGGAATAAACCTTAATAAATTACAAGAAATGGTAGATAATGGTATCATTACTGATACTGTTAACCTAGATATTTTAGTAGAAAACAGATTGGCTAAACGCTCTGACTTAGTAAAAATACTAGGCGGAGGTGAACTAAAATCTAAATTAAAAGTATCTGTTCATAAATTTACTGCAAGCGCAAAAGAAGCTATTGAAGCAGCTGGAGGTGAAGCAGTAACTTTATAA
- the rpmD gene encoding 50S ribosomal protein L30 has translation MAKIKVTQVRSDIKRPQTQKRTLASLGLKGIGQVVEHEATPNILGMVNKVKHLVSVQEA, from the coding sequence ATGGCAAAAATTAAAGTTACACAAGTAAGAAGTGATATTAAGCGTCCTCAGACTCAAAAGAGAACCTTAGCATCACTTGGCCTTAAAGGAATAGGCCAGGTTGTAGAACATGAAGCTACACCAAACATCCTTGGTATGGTAAATAAAGTTAAACACTTAGTTTCTGTTCAAGAAGCTTAA
- the rpsE gene encoding 30S ribosomal protein S5, translated as MYQKYNAELVKPSGLELKDRLVGVQRVTKVTKGGRAFGFSAIVVVGDENGVVGHGLGKSKEVADAISKAVEDAKKNLVRIPLNKGTLPHEQKGKYGGARVYLQPASHGTGVIAGGAVRSVLEAVGVHDVLSKSQGSSNPHNVVKATFDALLQLRDARTVAAQRGVSLEKVFKG; from the coding sequence ATGTATCAGAAATACAACGCAGAATTAGTAAAACCCAGCGGACTTGAGTTGAAAGACCGTCTAGTAGGGGTACAAAGAGTTACTAAAGTTACTAAAGGAGGTAGAGCATTTGGATTTTCTGCTATCGTAGTAGTAGGAGATGAGAATGGAGTGGTTGGTCACGGACTTGGAAAATCTAAGGAAGTTGCCGATGCCATCTCTAAAGCTGTAGAAGATGCTAAGAAAAACCTAGTACGCATACCTTTAAATAAAGGAACACTTCCGCACGAACAAAAAGGCAAATATGGTGGAGCTCGTGTATATTTACAACCTGCTTCTCATGGTACCGGAGTAATTGCTGGTGGAGCTGTACGTTCAGTTTTGGAAGCAGTAGGAGTACATGATGTATTGTCTAAGTCGCAAGGTTCATCTAATCCTCATAACGTAGTTAAGGCAACTTTTGATGCTTTATTACAATTGAGAGATGCTAGAACTGTTGCTGCTCAGCGTGGTGTGTCTTTGGAAAAAGTATTTAAAGGATAA
- the rplR gene encoding 50S ribosomal protein L18, whose product MALSKTERRQRIKSRIRKVVVGTPAQPRLAVFRSNNEIYAQIVDDTNGVTLVAASSRDKEISTASGTKSEKAVLVGKAIAEKALKAGIDTIAFDRGGYLYHGRVKSLAEGAREGGLKF is encoded by the coding sequence ATGGCATTATCAAAGACTGAAAGAAGACAACGAATTAAAAGCAGAATCAGAAAAGTGGTAGTAGGTACACCTGCTCAACCAAGATTGGCTGTTTTTAGAAGTAATAATGAAATTTATGCTCAAATAGTAGATGATACAAATGGGGTAACCTTAGTAGCTGCATCTTCTAGAGATAAAGAAATTAGTACTGCCTCAGGAACTAAATCTGAGAAGGCTGTTCTTGTAGGGAAAGCAATCGCAGAAAAGGCTTTAAAAGCAGGTATTGATACAATTGCCTTTGATAGAGGTGGGTATTTGTACCATGGTAGAGTTAAATCATTGGCTGAAGGAGCTAGAGAAGGCGGACTTAAATTCTAA
- the rplF gene encoding 50S ribosomal protein L6: protein MSRIGKSPINIPAGVTVTIAEGVVTIKGKLGELTQEVKDIAVKQEDGQLIVETTADTKDQNAKHGLYRALLNNMVEGVSNGFTKELELVGVGYRASNQGQKLDLALGYSHNIVLEVAPEVKVETVSEKGKNPIVKLTSHDKQLVGQVAAKIRSFRKPEPYKGKGIKFVGEVLRRKAGKSA from the coding sequence ATGTCAAGAATTGGAAAAAGTCCCATCAATATACCTGCTGGAGTTACTGTAACCATTGCTGAAGGTGTAGTAACTATAAAAGGTAAATTAGGCGAATTAACTCAAGAAGTTAAAGACATTGCTGTAAAGCAAGAGGATGGACAATTGATAGTAGAAACCACTGCCGATACTAAAGATCAGAATGCTAAGCATGGTCTTTACAGAGCTTTGTTGAATAACATGGTAGAAGGAGTGTCTAATGGTTTTACTAAGGAATTAGAATTAGTGGGTGTAGGTTACCGTGCTAGTAATCAGGGTCAAAAACTTGATTTAGCATTAGGATATTCACACAACATCGTTTTGGAAGTTGCTCCAGAGGTAAAAGTTGAGACAGTATCTGAAAAAGGTAAAAACCCAATCGTTAAATTAACTTCACATGATAAGCAATTGGTTGGTCAAGTGGCTGCCAAAATACGCTCATTCCGTAAGCCGGAGCCATATAAAGGTAAAGGTATTAAGTTTGTAGGTGAAGTTTTAAGAAGAAAAGCAGGTAAATCAGCTTAA
- the rpsH gene encoding 30S ribosomal protein S8, which yields MYTDPIADYLTRIRNANSAGHRVVEIPASNLKKEITKILFDQGYILSYKFEENDVQGSIKIALKYDKVTKEPVIRSIQRVSTPGLRKYAGATELPRVLNGLGIAIVSTSHGVMTSKQAKQRNVGGEVLCYVY from the coding sequence ATGTATACAGATCCTATAGCAGATTATTTAACTAGAATTAGAAACGCAAACAGTGCTGGTCACCGCGTGGTAGAAATACCAGCTTCAAACTTAAAGAAAGAAATTACTAAGATCCTTTTTGATCAGGGGTATATCTTAAGTTATAAGTTTGAAGAGAATGATGTACAGGGTAGCATCAAGATTGCTTTGAAGTATGACAAAGTAACTAAAGAACCTGTAATCAGAAGTATTCAGCGTGTGAGTACTCCCGGTCTTCGTAAGTATGCCGGAGCAACAGAGTTGCCTAGAGTTTTGAATGGTTTAGGTATTGCAATTGTGTCTACCTCTCATGGTGTGATGACAAGCAAGCAGGCTAAGCAAAGAAACGTAGGTGGTGAAGTATTGTGTTACGTTTACTAA
- the rpsN gene encoding 30S ribosomal protein S14 — protein sequence MAKESMKAREVKREKLVAKYAAKRQALKEAGDYEALQKLPKNASPVRLHNRCKLTGRPRGYMRTFGISRVLFREMANQGLIPGVKKASW from the coding sequence ATGGCTAAAGAATCAATGAAAGCCCGTGAGGTCAAAAGAGAAAAGTTGGTAGCCAAGTATGCCGCTAAACGTCAGGCTTTAAAAGAAGCAGGAGATTATGAAGCGCTACAAAAACTACCTAAAAATGCTTCTCCAGTTCGTTTGCACAATCGTTGCAAATTAACAGGTAGACCAAGAGGGTATATGCGCACTTTCGGAATTTCTCGTGTTTTGTTTAGAGAAATGGCAAACCAAGGGTTGATTCCTGGTGTTAAAAAAGCAAGTTGGTAA
- the rplE gene encoding 50S ribosomal protein L5 has product MAYIPRLKQEYRDRVVPALKEEFGYKNIMQVPKLEKIVVSRGVGAAVADKKLIDHAVDELTKITGQKAVSTISKKDVASFKLRKGMPIGAKVTLRGERMYEFLDRLVTSALPRVRDFQGINATGFDGRGNYNLGVTEQIIFPEIDIDKIHRISGMDITFVTSAATDKEAKSLLSELGLPFKKN; this is encoded by the coding sequence ATGGCTTATATTCCAAGACTAAAACAAGAGTACAGAGACCGAGTGGTTCCTGCTCTTAAAGAAGAATTCGGATACAAAAATATAATGCAGGTTCCAAAGCTTGAAAAGATTGTTGTAAGCCGAGGTGTTGGTGCAGCTGTTGCTGATAAAAAGTTGATTGACCATGCAGTGGATGAATTGACTAAAATAACAGGACAAAAGGCCGTATCTACCATTTCTAAGAAAGACGTTGCATCTTTCAAATTGCGTAAAGGGATGCCTATCGGGGCTAAAGTAACTTTACGCGGAGAAAGAATGTATGAATTCTTGGATAGATTGGTTACTTCTGCATTACCACGTGTAAGAGATTTTCAAGGAATCAATGCTACTGGTTTTGATGGTAGAGGTAATTACAATTTAGGAGTTACTGAACAAATTATTTTTCCTGAAATTGATATCGATAAGATACATAGAATTTCAGGAATGGATATTACTTTTGTAACTTCGGCCGCTACAGATAAAGAAGCAAAATCATTATTAAGCGAATTAGGATTACCTTTTAAAAAGAATTAG
- the rplX gene encoding 50S ribosomal protein L24: MIKLKIKSGDTVRVIAGDHKGSEGKVLKVDREKNKAIVEGVNLVSKHTKPSAKNPQGGIVKKEAPVHISNLSLLTSKGETTKVAYEERDGKKVRISKKSKEVL; encoded by the coding sequence ATGATAAAGCTAAAGATAAAATCAGGAGATACGGTAAGAGTTATTGCTGGAGACCATAAGGGTTCAGAAGGTAAGGTTCTTAAAGTAGATCGTGAAAAGAATAAAGCGATTGTAGAAGGCGTAAACTTAGTATCTAAGCATACAAAGCCAAGTGCTAAGAATCCGCAAGGAGGAATCGTTAAGAAAGAGGCTCCTGTTCATATTTCAAACTTGTCGTTGTTGACTTCTAAAGGAGAAACAACTAAAGTTGCGTATGAAGAGAGAGATGGGAAGAAAGTAAGGATTTCCAAAAAATCTAAAGAAGTATTATAG
- the rplN gene encoding 50S ribosomal protein L14 → MVQQESRLKVADNTGAKEVLAIRVLGGTKRRYASVGDKIVVTVKDATPNGNVKKGQVSTAVVVRTKKEVRRPDGSYIRFDDNACVLLNAAGEMRGTRVFGPVARELRDKQFMKIVSLAPEVL, encoded by the coding sequence ATGGTACAACAAGAATCTAGACTAAAAGTAGCAGATAACACTGGGGCTAAAGAAGTTTTAGCTATCCGTGTTTTAGGTGGTACAAAAAGAAGATATGCTTCTGTAGGTGACAAAATTGTTGTTACAGTTAAGGATGCTACTCCTAACGGAAACGTTAAAAAAGGACAAGTATCTACTGCAGTTGTAGTTCGTACCAAGAAGGAAGTAAGAAGACCTGACGGTTCTTATATTCGTTTCGATGATAATGCATGTGTTCTATTGAATGCTGCAGGTGAAATGAGAGGAACCCGTGTTTTTGGTCCTGTTGCAAGAGAACTTCGTGATAAGCAATTTATGAAGATTGTATCATTAGCACCTGAGGTGCTTTAA
- the rpsQ gene encoding 30S ribosomal protein S17 — MEKRNLRKERIGVVTSNKMEKSIVVSEVKRVKHPMYGKFVLKTKKYVAHDEKNDCNIGDTVKIMETRPLSKTKCWRLVEIIERAK; from the coding sequence ATGGAAAAAAGAAATTTAAGAAAAGAAAGAATAGGGGTTGTTACCAGTAATAAAATGGAGAAGTCCATTGTAGTTTCTGAAGTAAAACGTGTAAAGCACCCTATGTACGGTAAGTTCGTGTTGAAAACTAAAAAATATGTTGCGCACGACGAAAAGAACGATTGCAATATTGGTGATACTGTGAAAATTATGGAGACTCGTCCATTAAGTAAAACTAAATGTTGGAGATTAGTTGAAATCATTGAAAGAGCTAAGTAA
- the rpmC gene encoding 50S ribosomal protein L29, protein MKQSEVKELSIAELQEKLGEFKRNYADLKMAHAITPLENPLQLRNVRRTVARLAAELSKRELQ, encoded by the coding sequence ATGAAACAGTCAGAAGTTAAAGAATTATCTATTGCTGAGCTACAAGAAAAGCTTGGTGAGTTTAAGAGAAACTATGCAGATTTAAAAATGGCTCATGCTATTACGCCGCTGGAAAATCCATTGCAATTACGCAATGTAAGACGTACAGTTGCTAGATTAGCTGCTGAGCTTTCAAAAAGAGAATTACAATAA
- the rplP gene encoding 50S ribosomal protein L16 has protein sequence MLQPKRTKYRRVQKGRMKGVSQRGHELSNGMFGIKSLDSSFITSRQIESARVAATRYMKREGQLWIKIFPDKPITKKPLEVRMGKGKGAVEYWAAVVKPGRIMFEVGGVPLDVAKEALRLAAQKLPVKTKFVVARDYAA, from the coding sequence ATGTTACAGCCAAAAAGAACCAAATATCGTAGAGTACAGAAAGGTCGTATGAAAGGTGTTTCTCAAAGAGGACATGAACTTTCGAATGGTATGTTTGGTATAAAATCGCTAGATTCTTCATTTATAACATCACGTCAAATTGAGTCTGCTCGTGTGGCAGCTACCCGTTACATGAAACGTGAAGGACAATTGTGGATTAAGATTTTTCCAGACAAACCTATTACGAAGAAGCCTTTAGAGGTACGTATGGGTAAAGGTAAAGGTGCCGTAGAATATTGGGCAGCTGTTGTTAAACCAGGCAGAATTATGTTTGAAGTAGGTGGAGTACCGCTAGATGTAGCTAAAGAAGCTTTACGTCTTGCTGCTCAGAAATTACCTGTTAAAACTAAGTTTGTTGTAGCTAGAGATTATGCAGCTTAA
- the rpsC gene encoding 30S ribosomal protein S3, producing MGQKTNPIGNRLGIIRGWESNWYGGNDYGDKLAEDDKIRKYVHARLSKASVSRVIIERTLKLVTVTITTARPGIIIGKGGQEVDKLKEELKKITDKEVQINIFEIKRPELDANLVAASIARQIESRISYRRAIKMAIAAAMRMNAEGIKVMISGRLNGAEMARSESYKEGRIPLSTFRADIDYALDEAHTTYGRLGVKVWIMKGEVYGKRELSPLVGMSKKQTGGGAKSAPAAGAKKARRRK from the coding sequence ATGGGACAAAAAACAAATCCAATCGGAAATCGCCTTGGAATTATCAGAGGATGGGAATCTAACTGGTATGGAGGTAATGACTACGGTGATAAGCTTGCCGAAGACGATAAGATAAGAAAGTATGTTCATGCTCGTTTATCTAAAGCTAGTGTTTCTCGTGTAATTATTGAGCGTACCTTGAAGCTTGTAACCGTTACTATCACTACTGCTCGTCCTGGTATTATTATTGGGAAAGGTGGTCAAGAGGTAGACAAGTTGAAAGAAGAGCTTAAGAAAATTACCGACAAAGAGGTTCAGATTAACATTTTTGAAATCAAACGTCCTGAGCTAGATGCTAACTTAGTAGCAGCTTCTATTGCGCGACAAATTGAGAGTCGTATCTCTTATCGTCGTGCGATAAAAATGGCAATTGCTGCTGCTATGCGTATGAATGCAGAGGGTATTAAAGTTATGATTTCTGGCCGTCTTAACGGTGCAGAAATGGCTCGTTCTGAATCATATAAGGAAGGAAGAATTCCTTTGTCAACCTTTAGGGCTGATATTGATTATGCACTTGATGAAGCACATACTACCTATGGTAGATTAGGTGTGAAAGTGTGGATCATGAAAGGCGAGGTGTACGGCAAGAGAGAGTTGTCTCCACTAGTGGGTATGTCTAAGAAGCAAACTGGAGGTGGTGCTAAATCTGCTCCTGCAGCCGGTGCAAAAAAAGCTCGTCGTAGAAAGTAA
- the rplV gene encoding 50S ribosomal protein L22, protein MGVRKKERAAQIKEAKKNLAVAKLNNCPTSPRKMRLVADLVRGVKVERALAILKFNQKEASRRVEKLLLSAIANWQAKNEDASIEEADLVVKEIRVDGGAMLKRLRPAPQGRAHRIRKRSNHVTIVVGASNNTQS, encoded by the coding sequence ATGGGAGTTCGTAAGAAAGAAAGAGCAGCGCAAATTAAAGAAGCTAAGAAAAACTTAGCCGTTGCAAAGTTGAATAACTGCCCTACTTCCCCTCGTAAAATGCGCCTAGTTGCGGATTTGGTTAGAGGAGTGAAAGTAGAAAGAGCACTTGCTATTTTGAAATTTAACCAAAAGGAGGCTTCTCGTCGTGTAGAGAAATTGCTATTGTCAGCTATTGCTAATTGGCAAGCAAAAAATGAAGATGCTAGTATTGAAGAAGCTGATTTGGTAGTTAAAGAAATCCGTGTAGATGGTGGGGCTATGCTTAAGCGTTTGCGTCCTGCTCCACAAGGAAGAGCACATAGAATTAGAAAGCGTTCTAACCACGTAACTATCGTAGTTGGAGCTAGTAATAACACACAAAGCTAA
- the rpsS gene encoding 30S ribosomal protein S19, whose translation MARSLKKGPFVHYSLDKKVQQNVETGKKTVIKTWSRASMITPDFVGQTIAVHNGRQFVPVYVTENMVGHKLGEFSPTRSYRGHAGAKNKGKK comes from the coding sequence ATGGCTCGTTCACTAAAAAAAGGACCTTTTGTTCACTATAGTTTGGATAAAAAAGTTCAACAGAATGTTGAAACAGGTAAAAAAACAGTTATTAAAACATGGTCTAGAGCATCTATGATAACTCCAGATTTTGTTGGTCAAACTATAGCTGTTCATAATGGTCGTCAGTTTGTTCCTGTATATGTTACTGAAAACATGGTAGGACATAAATTAGGAGAATTTTCACCTACTCGCTCTTATAGAGGTCATGCAGGTGCGAAAAATAAAGGAAAAAAATAA
- the rplB gene encoding 50S ribosomal protein L2, producing the protein MSVRKLKPITPAQRFRVVNGFDAITTDKPEKSLLAPLKKSGGRNSQGKMTMRYIGGGHKKRYRIVDFKRNKFDVEATVDSIQYDPNRTAFIALLVYADGEKRYIVAPNGLQVGQTVISGSNVAPEVGNAMPLSEIPLGTIISCIELRPGQGAVMARSAGTFAQLMARDGKYATIKLPSGEIRMVLTACVATIGAVSNSDHQLIVSGKAGRSRWLGRRPRTRPVVMNPVDHPMGGGEGRASGGHPRSRNGVPAKGYRTRSKTKATNKYIVERRKK; encoded by the coding sequence ATGTCAGTTAGAAAATTAAAACCAATCACTCCTGCACAGCGTTTTAGAGTAGTAAACGGATTTGACGCGATTACTACTGATAAGCCGGAGAAAAGCTTGCTTGCTCCGTTAAAAAAGTCTGGAGGTAGAAACAGTCAAGGAAAAATGACCATGCGCTATATTGGTGGTGGTCATAAGAAAAGGTATCGTATTGTTGATTTCAAGCGTAATAAGTTTGATGTTGAGGCAACTGTTGATTCAATTCAATATGATCCAAACAGAACGGCATTTATCGCTTTGTTGGTATATGCTGATGGTGAGAAGCGTTACATTGTTGCTCCAAATGGACTACAGGTAGGGCAAACAGTTATTTCTGGTAGTAATGTTGCTCCAGAAGTTGGGAATGCTATGCCTTTAAGTGAAATTCCGTTAGGGACAATTATTTCTTGCATTGAGTTACGTCCTGGTCAAGGAGCTGTAATGGCTCGTTCAGCTGGTACTTTTGCTCAATTGATGGCGAGAGATGGTAAATATGCTACTATTAAATTGCCATCTGGTGAAATCAGAATGGTTTTAACTGCTTGTGTTGCTACAATAGGAGCGGTGTCTAACTCTGATCACCAATTGATTGTATCAGGAAAGGCTGGTAGATCAAGATGGTTGGGTAGAAGACCAAGAACTCGTCCGGTTGTTATGAACCCTGTTGATCACCCAATGGGTGGTGGTGAAGGTAGGGCTTCAGGAGGGCATCCGAGATCTAGAAATGGTGTTCCTGCTAAAGGTTATAGAACTCGTTCTAAAACTAAGGCAACCAACAAGTATATTGTAGAACGTAGAAAGAAATAA
- the rplW gene encoding 50S ribosomal protein L23, translating into MSVLIKPIITEKMTAESELNNRYGFVVSSGANKIEIKNAIESTYGVTVERVRTMNYGPERKVRYTKTGIQLGKTNAVKKAVVQIAEGDTIDFYSNI; encoded by the coding sequence ATGAGTGTGTTGATTAAACCTATTATTACGGAAAAAATGACCGCCGAAAGCGAATTGAATAATCGCTATGGTTTCGTAGTTTCTTCAGGGGCAAATAAGATTGAGATCAAAAATGCAATCGAGTCTACTTATGGAGTAACTGTTGAAAGAGTTCGTACAATGAATTACGGTCCGGAAAGAAAAGTACGTTATACGAAAACAGGAATTCAGCTTGGTAAAACTAATGCTGTTAAAAAAGCTGTTGTACAAATAGCGGAAGGAGATACTATTGATTTTTATAGTAATATTTAA